One Vicia villosa cultivar HV-30 ecotype Madison, WI linkage group LG5, Vvil1.0, whole genome shotgun sequence genomic window, ataataaaattaagatatatattatttataatttttttattaattataattagtaaaatagttgaatgaggagaaaattaattaaaaaaatatgatagtaaaaaataataaatatcacattattataaaaaaacaattatttaaaaagtgaaaaagtatgcAAACCAAACACTTATTTTTACGAAGCAGAAGGTAGAATTATGAGTAGTAAAGGGCCATGTCCGTTATGTTTAATTTTGTGTGGCAAAAATTCGTAAAAAATAGATTGgataaaacatatatataactgAGAgtataagccttcaactttaatttgcaaaaaacacaagggcGAGATGAAtcaaaaaaacattaaatatttcaaaatctaaaaattataaattttttgataATATTTACCCtcgtaaaaattcaaaaaatatgagGCAGTACAAAACGGTTATATTAGAAGGTGTAAGGTGAGTTTAACATTTTAGCCTACCCCCATAAGAAAATACGGATAACACAATAATATTTGAAAAGGTGGGCATATTTCTTTTCACAACCAGTAACTGTTTCATTGGACTACCTAGATGATATCGAGTAGTTTCATCTCTTCTGATCGCAATTGCCGAATTGAATCGTGGTATTCTTTATCAAATCTAACACCAACCACCACTGAATCAACTAACGATTAGTTAGAGTCGAACATGTTTGTCACCCTTAATAAAATGATTATATATTTAGAATTAATTCTACTTGAAATTAGAATTTGTAATTTTTCTGGCTTACTGTTTTTTACAgtgaaatttattattcaactcacttttccATAAATTTATCCTAACACAAATCAATTATGCCTAGCTTGATTCTACCAAATTAAATTCCACTAGAATCAATTATATTCATCGTCAATTCAAATACTCCCTAAATATATGTAGTATTCCGATTAAacattcaaaatatatatatatatatatatatatatatatatatatatatatatatatatatatatatatatatatatatatatatatatatatatattaaataaaaaactttagataaacaaaaacataacatttgattttataaataatcaatcacagtttttttattaattaaaaataaaatatttttctcttcaTTATCATAATTATcctataattctaattaaaaaagtTTAAACTTTAAACAAATTTGGATTATCAATATAATCATCGTTAAAAACTTTCTCTCCTTAGAAATTGGTGAAACTTGGACCATTAGACTATTCGAGAAAAAAAAAccatgaatttaattaaattaaggaGAGCGTTAATTAAAACTCACATTTTCAAATTGAACTTGGTcatccttccatctcaacatttAATAATGCTCTATTTCGAGAAAGATTAAAGATAGTCAAatatttttagtcaaaaaaaataaatagagtcaaattttctctttttatCTTTATCTCTCTTAATTCACGTTCCGCGAACCAacacagaaaaaaccagaaaacaaaacaaaaacaaaaacaaaaattgaaaagggaaagaagcaCAATTCTACATACAATTGAAGCAAGATTTTCGATTCTGTCCATTACACCAAAATGATCTCTTTCAACCTCATCAATgccattaatataaatataaaaataaaaatctaaaacaaaatctaaaaaacaaaaaattaaaaattaaaataaaattcaagtactggaagtagaagaagaagaaggacccGAAGCTCTTGGAGAAGTAGTTGGAAAGAGAGGAAGCAAACGAAGTTCAGAGTCTCTTGGAGTGTTTCCCGGTGAAGGGTGCAAGAAAAACCCTTTCTCTCTGATAGCTTTTTCTTCAGCTTCAGTGTTCAAAACTGGTTTCGAACTCGGACTCGGACTTGGACTCTGACTCCCATTCCCGCATCGGTAACCGCTTCCACCACCACCGGGGACGTTGTTTCTGTTAAACGGGTCGGGTATCAGAGGGGTGACAGGACTGAGAACAAGTGCGGGGAAATCGAGGATACTTGGTGACAGAACATCAGCGTTACGAGGAGAGAAACCAGAAGGGTTTGAAGAGAAAACAGGTAGAAGAGGGTTGAGTTTGAGATTCTTGAGAGAGTTTCTTCGTTCGTAGAGTTTGAAACCGGATTGGTTTGGTTTTTTGGGTATGGTTTTGATAGGTGGAATATGGTTtcttacgttgttgttgttgttggtggtggtggtggtggaattTGAAGAGGTTTGTTTTGCGGTTTCAGCGGATCCGGTTAACATTTGAACAACTTGTTTGAACGAAGATGGGTCAGCTTGAACGAATGTTGTCGGGTATGGGTTACCCGGTTCGGATCTGGTGACAGGTTTTGGAAGATTCAAAACTGTTCCATTGTTGATGATGTTACTGTTGTTGCTGCTGCTGCTAGAGCTCTGGCTATAGCGTGGTGAAGGAAGAGAAGAACCGTTTCTTGGAGATTTGAGGTTGTTGTTGGAATCCATGGTTATGTTGACTGATGAGAGAGaaacaagagagagaaagagagagtgatGGAAGAATGAAAGAACACTCTTTGTGACTTTTATTTGGTTCGGTAAGAAATGTATTAGTAGGGTCTCCTTTGAGActtgaaattgaaaatgaaaacaaTTTCTCTATCTACGCGCTTTATATAAGAAGTGAGTTTATATTTATGATCTAGAGACAGAGTACTCTGTTTTTAGGGGAGAGGAACCACTCACTCACATATgtcatttttctttaatttttatattttaattttagaaaaatatattattctatattcttatttggaattattcatgtattgaatttattttattttatttttgtataaagtTTATCTCATGACTAAAAATGTAGTATGAAattattttactttaaaaaaaaaaaaaaacaattatcatATGATGTATTTTGTTTAGCGGCAAAGAAAAA contains:
- the LOC131607481 gene encoding VQ motif-containing protein 4-like yields the protein MDSNNNLKSPRNGSSLPSPRYSQSSSSSSNNSNIINNGTVLNLPKPVTRSEPGNPYPTTFVQADPSSFKQVVQMLTGSAETAKQTSSNSTTTTTNNNNNVRNHIPPIKTIPKKPNQSGFKLYERRNSLKNLKLNPLLPVFSSNPSGFSPRNADVLSPSILDFPALVLSPVTPLIPDPFNRNNVPGGGGSGYRCGNGSQSPSPSPSSKPVLNTEAEEKAIREKGFFLHPSPGNTPRDSELRLLPLFPTTSPRASGPSSSSTSST